Proteins encoded within one genomic window of Amycolatopsis sp. 2-15:
- a CDS encoding YciI family protein yields MPTYAAIIYSADVDPTQPEAAAMMKDYNEFGAAAAAVIRGGRALYPTATATTVRVTGGKGGDIVTSDGPYAETKEALTGFYLIECADLDEAVKVAAQIPGAWDGAVEVRPVVEFS; encoded by the coding sequence ATGCCTACCTATGCCGCGATCATCTACTCCGCCGACGTGGACCCGACGCAGCCCGAAGCCGCCGCGATGATGAAGGACTACAACGAGTTCGGCGCGGCCGCGGCCGCCGTCATCCGTGGTGGCAGGGCGCTGTACCCGACGGCGACCGCCACCACCGTCCGCGTGACCGGCGGCAAGGGCGGCGACATCGTGACCAGCGACGGCCCGTACGCCGAGACGAAGGAAGCCCTCACCGGCTTCTACCTCATCGAATGCGCCGACCTCGACGAAGCCGTGAAGGTCGCCGCGCAGATCCCGGGCGCGTGGGACGGCGCCGTCGAGGTGCGCCCGGTCGTCGAGTTCTCGTGA
- a CDS encoding RNA polymerase sigma factor, giving the protein MTVAGDTLARLIRDEGTRVLATLVRVIGSVDLAEDAVQDAVVRALETWPRDGVPDNPRAWLLVTARRRAVDVLRREAKRVGKEADAMPLADDDPPPSVIRDDLLRLVFTCCHPCLSVDAQVALSLRTLGGLSTAEVARGLRLPEATAAKRLTRAKQKIATAGIPYRVPAADELPERLSGVAATVYLIFNEGYAGARAPLVDEAVRLARLLASLMPDEPTVLGLLALLLLHDARRCTRVADDGLPALLADQDRSLWDAVLIQEGVLLVGRALRRTPSAPNPYVVEAAIAACHALAPTYASTNWDAVISWYDVLFTVRPSPVVSLNRAAAIAERDGAAVALPLVDALEALADYPWWHATRAELLHRLGNPCEARAALELAEATGLGGGHAALLRRRVGE; this is encoded by the coding sequence GTGACGGTCGCCGGTGACACGCTGGCGCGGCTCATCCGGGACGAGGGGACCCGGGTGCTCGCCACGCTCGTGCGGGTCATCGGCAGCGTGGACCTGGCCGAGGACGCGGTGCAGGACGCCGTCGTGCGGGCGCTCGAAACGTGGCCGCGCGACGGCGTCCCGGACAATCCGCGGGCCTGGCTGCTCGTGACGGCGCGGCGGCGCGCCGTCGACGTGCTGCGCCGTGAGGCCAAGCGCGTCGGGAAGGAGGCGGACGCGATGCCGCTCGCCGACGACGACCCGCCTCCCTCGGTGATTCGCGATGACCTGTTGCGCCTCGTGTTCACCTGCTGCCACCCGTGTCTGTCGGTGGACGCGCAGGTCGCCTTGTCGTTGCGGACACTCGGCGGTTTGTCCACCGCCGAGGTCGCGCGCGGCCTGCGCCTGCCCGAGGCAACGGCGGCGAAGCGGCTGACGCGGGCGAAGCAGAAGATCGCGACGGCGGGGATCCCGTACCGCGTGCCGGCGGCCGACGAGCTGCCCGAGCGGCTTTCCGGCGTGGCGGCGACGGTGTACCTGATCTTCAACGAGGGCTACGCGGGCGCGCGCGCTCCGCTGGTCGACGAAGCCGTGCGGCTGGCTCGGCTGCTCGCGTCGCTGATGCCGGACGAGCCGACGGTGCTGGGGCTGCTGGCGTTGCTGCTGCTGCACGACGCGCGCCGCTGCACACGCGTCGCCGACGACGGATTGCCCGCGTTGCTGGCCGATCAGGACCGTTCACTGTGGGACGCGGTGCTGATCCAGGAGGGCGTTTTGCTGGTGGGGCGCGCTTTGCGGCGCACGCCTTCCGCGCCCAACCCTTATGTGGTCGAAGCGGCGATCGCGGCCTGTCACGCCTTGGCGCCGACGTACGCGTCGACCAACTGGGACGCCGTGATCTCTTGGTACGACGTGCTTTTCACCGTCCGCCCGAGCCCGGTGGTGTCACTCAACCGCGCCGCCGCGATCGCCGAACGTGACGGCGCCGCGGTGGCCTTGCCGCTCGTGGACGCGTTGGAGGCGCTGGCGGACTACCCCTGGTGGCACGCGACGCGCGCGGAACTGTTGCACCGCTTGGGTAATCCCTGTGAGGCTCGCGCTGCTCTCGAGCTCGCCGAGGCGACGGGCCTTGGTGGCGGCCACGCCGCCCTACTGCGGCGGCGAGTAGGTGAATAG
- a CDS encoding nuclear transport factor 2 family protein: MAEHPNATIIRRGYAAFSAGDVEALTELLAADAVQHMPGHNVFSGDHHGRDAILSMYGQLAARSDGTLRVTLEEVYANDDEVVTVYHSTGTHGDKHLDTRHALVFRMRDGKAVDLLDVSQDEASDDAFWA, translated from the coding sequence ATGGCCGAACACCCCAACGCGACAATCATCCGCCGCGGCTACGCGGCCTTCTCCGCCGGCGACGTCGAGGCCTTGACGGAACTGCTCGCGGCCGACGCCGTCCAGCACATGCCGGGCCACAACGTCTTCTCCGGCGACCACCATGGCCGCGACGCGATCCTCTCGATGTACGGACAACTCGCCGCCCGCAGCGATGGCACCCTCCGCGTGACCCTCGAGGAGGTCTACGCGAACGACGACGAGGTCGTCACGGTCTACCACTCCACCGGCACCCACGGCGACAAACACCTCGACACCCGCCACGCCCTGGTCTTCCGCATGCGCGACGGCAAAGCGGTGGATCTCTTGGACGTCTCCCAGGACGAGGCCTCTGACGACGCCTTCTGGGCCTGA